The following coding sequences are from one Marinitoga litoralis window:
- a CDS encoding transglycosylase SLT domain-containing protein has translation MVFIAVINFSKDYSLTNETNLKLFLTDYMNRQYKITTGKELKPDRRVVLAESILIASKEFQISPILIAAIIDTETNFRNVLGKYGEVGYMQIRPETAKYIVEMYIDIFKKYNYNNLDLDWIKQRLLYDPKYNILVGTAYLNYLKELHGDITHAIGWYNGGGNTYYLDKVVYKIAQITIEYPVI, from the coding sequence ATGGTATTTATTGCAGTTATAAACTTTAGCAAAGATTATAGTTTGACAAATGAAACAAATTTAAAACTGTTTTTGACTGATTATATGAATAGACAATACAAAATAACAACTGGTAAAGAATTAAAACCTGATAGAAGAGTCGTGCTGGCAGAATCAATTTTAATAGCATCAAAAGAGTTTCAAATTTCTCCTATTTTAATTGCTGCTATTATAGATACTGAAACTAACTTTAGAAATGTTTTAGGAAAATATGGAGAAGTTGGATATATGCAAATAAGACCTGAAACAGCAAAATATATTGTTGAAATGTATATTGATATATTTAAAAAATATAATTATAATAATTTAGATTTAGATTGGATAAAACAAAGATTATTATATGATCCTAAATATAATATTTTAGTTGGAACTGCTTATTTAAATTATCTAAAGGAATTACACGGAGATATTACTCATGCAATTGGATGGTATAATGGTGGTGGAAACACTTATTATTTAGATAAAGTTGTATATAAAATTGCACAAATAACAATAGAATATCCTGTAATTTAG